The Desulfatibacillum aliphaticivorans DSM 15576 sequence AAATGGTACGTCGTTCACGTTTATTCAGGTTTTGAAAATAAGGTGAAGACCGCTCTGGAAGAACGGATTGCCTCGTCCCGTTTCTCCGACAAATTCGGTCAGGTCCTGATTCCCACCGAGCAGGTGGTGGAACTGGTCAAAGGCAAACGGAAAACCTCTCAGAGAAAATTCTACCCAGGGTACATCCTGGTGCAAATGCACCTGGACGACGAAACCTGGCATTTGGTGAACGACACGGCAAAGGTCACCGGTTTTCTGGGCGGCAGGAACAAGCCTTCACCGCTTTCGGATGAGGAAGCATCGAGAATCGTGGATCAGATTGAGGCGGGCAAGTTGAAGCCTCAACCCAAGTATTTGTTCGAAACCGGAGACGAAGTCCGGGTCATTGACGGCCCGTTCACCAATTTTAACGGCTCAGTAGAAGCCGTTAACCCGGAAAAAGGCAAGA is a genomic window containing:
- the nusG gene encoding transcription termination/antitermination protein NusG; protein product: MALKWYVVHVYSGFENKVKTALEERIASSRFSDKFGQVLIPTEQVVELVKGKRKTSQRKFYPGYILVQMHLDDETWHLVNDTAKVTGFLGGRNKPSPLSDEEASRIVDQIEAGKLKPQPKYLFETGDEVRVIDGPFTNFNGSVEAVNPEKGKIKVMVSIFGRATPVELDFVQVTKL